The proteins below come from a single Isoptericola dokdonensis DS-3 genomic window:
- a CDS encoding MTH1187 family thiamine-binding protein: MAVFAFSVAPLGAGESVTQQVAEAVRIVRESGLPNRTTSMFTEIEGEWDEVMPVVQRATEAVGAGGHRVSLVLKADIRPGRTGQLDAKVQRVEQALAADEQESGHA, encoded by the coding sequence ATGGCCGTCTTCGCGTTCTCCGTCGCCCCGCTCGGTGCGGGCGAGTCCGTCACCCAGCAGGTCGCCGAGGCGGTGCGCATCGTCCGCGAGTCGGGGCTCCCGAACCGCACGACGTCGATGTTCACCGAGATCGAGGGCGAGTGGGACGAGGTGATGCCCGTCGTCCAGCGGGCCACCGAGGCCGTCGGCGCGGGCGGGCACCGGGTCTCCCTCGTGCTCAAGGCCGACATCCGTCCGGGCCGGACGGGCCAGCTGGACGCCAAGGTCCAGCGTGTCGAGCAGGCGCTGGCGGCCGACGAGCAGGAGTCCGGACACGCGTGA
- the cofD gene encoding 2-phospho-L-lactate transferase: MSISVTVLAGGVGGARLAHGFALAQPDDAPTCVVNVGDDTVRHGLHVSPDLDTVMYTLAGLDDEDRGWGLTGESYAVLDQLARLGEDTWFTLGDRDLATHVVRTARLREGVPLSAVTASLATSLGVDARLLPVTDDPVRTLVGTPSGTLAFQEYFVRRQHADAVLGLTFDGIEAARPAPGVLDAVTGADLLVVAPSNPFLSVEPVLAVPGVREAVRATAARRVAVSPIVGGRAVKGPAAQILETLGHDVSALGVARLYADLADVMVIDDADAALAAPIAELGFDVVVTDTIMGGPAGRERLAGELLGLVRTPA, from the coding sequence GTGAGCATCTCGGTGACGGTCCTGGCCGGTGGCGTCGGCGGCGCCCGCCTCGCGCACGGCTTCGCGCTGGCGCAGCCCGACGACGCCCCGACCTGCGTCGTGAACGTCGGCGACGACACGGTGCGGCACGGCCTGCACGTCTCCCCCGACCTCGACACGGTCATGTACACCCTCGCGGGCCTGGACGACGAGGACCGCGGCTGGGGCCTGACCGGGGAGTCGTACGCGGTGCTCGACCAGCTCGCGCGGCTCGGCGAGGACACGTGGTTCACGCTCGGCGACCGCGACCTCGCCACCCACGTCGTGCGCACCGCCCGGCTGCGCGAGGGCGTGCCGCTGAGCGCGGTCACGGCGTCGCTGGCGACGTCGCTCGGGGTGGACGCCCGGCTGCTGCCCGTCACCGACGACCCGGTGCGCACCCTCGTCGGGACGCCGTCGGGCACGCTCGCGTTCCAGGAGTACTTCGTGCGCCGGCAGCACGCCGACGCCGTCCTCGGGCTCACGTTCGACGGCATCGAGGCCGCGCGTCCCGCGCCCGGCGTGCTGGACGCGGTGACGGGTGCCGACCTGCTCGTCGTGGCGCCGTCGAATCCCTTCCTGTCGGTCGAGCCGGTGCTCGCGGTGCCGGGCGTCCGGGAGGCCGTGCGCGCCACCGCGGCGCGACGCGTCGCCGTGAGCCCCATCGTGGGGGGCCGGGCGGTCAAGGGCCCGGCCGCGCAGATCCTCGAGACCCTCGGCCACGACGTCTCCGCCCTCGGCGTCGCCCGCCTCTACGCCGACCTGGCGGACGTCATGGTGATCGACGACGCCGACGCCGCGCTGGCCGCACCGATCGCGGAGCTCGGGTTCGACGTCGTCGTCACGGACACGATCATGGGCGGGCCGGCGGGCCGCGAACGCCTGGCCGGCGAGCTGCTCGGGCTCGTGCGAACCCCGGCGTGA
- a CDS encoding zinc-binding dehydrogenase — MLAATVARFAPDSPLDALEVTDRPEPEAREHWTTVDVRAAGLNHHDLWSLRGVGLTAEQLPMILGTDAAGVTPDGSEVVVHGVIGADGHGVGPRERRSLLSERYPGTLAERVAVPTANLLPKPEGLSFAEAACLPTAWLTAYRMLFRAADLRPGDRVLVQGVGGGVATAAIVLGAAAGLEVVATSRDEAKRARALELGAAHAVAPGDRLPARVDAVVESVGQATWAHSVRSVRPGGTIVVCGATSGDAPPAELTRVFFTEIRVQGVTMGSREDLAALLRFCARTGVRPVVDSEVRLADVRTGLARLAAGEQTGKIVVLP; from the coding sequence ATGCTCGCCGCCACCGTCGCCCGCTTCGCCCCGGACTCCCCCCTCGACGCCCTCGAGGTGACCGACCGGCCCGAGCCGGAGGCACGAGAGCACTGGACGACAGTCGACGTGCGGGCCGCCGGCCTCAACCACCACGACCTGTGGTCCCTGCGCGGCGTCGGCCTCACCGCCGAGCAGCTCCCGATGATCCTGGGCACGGACGCCGCCGGGGTCACGCCGGACGGCAGCGAGGTCGTGGTGCACGGGGTGATCGGTGCGGACGGCCACGGCGTCGGGCCGCGCGAGCGCCGCTCGCTGCTGTCGGAGCGGTACCCCGGCACTCTCGCCGAGCGGGTCGCGGTCCCCACCGCCAACCTCCTGCCCAAGCCCGAGGGGCTGTCGTTCGCGGAGGCCGCGTGCCTGCCCACGGCCTGGCTGACCGCCTACCGGATGCTCTTCCGCGCCGCCGACCTGCGCCCCGGCGACCGGGTGCTCGTCCAGGGCGTGGGCGGCGGGGTCGCCACCGCCGCGATCGTGCTGGGGGCCGCCGCCGGGCTGGAGGTCGTCGCGACGTCCCGCGACGAGGCGAAGCGCGCCCGCGCCCTGGAGCTCGGGGCGGCGCACGCCGTCGCGCCCGGCGACCGGCTGCCGGCCCGCGTCGACGCCGTCGTGGAGTCCGTCGGCCAGGCCACCTGGGCGCACTCGGTGCGCTCCGTGCGACCCGGCGGCACGATCGTCGTCTGCGGTGCGACCAGCGGTGACGCGCCGCCCGCCGAGCTCACGCGGGTGTTCTTCACCGAGATCCGCGTCCAGGGGGTCACGATGGGCTCGCGGGAGGACCTCGCCGCGCTGCTCCGGTTCTGCGCCCGCACCGGGGTGCGGCCCGTCGTCGACTCCGAGGTCCGGCTCGCCGACGTCCGCACCGGGCTGGCCCGGCTCGCGGCGGGCGAGCAGACCGGCAAGATCGTCGTGCTGCCCTGA
- the cofC gene encoding 2-phospho-L-lactate guanylyltransferase, translating to MTAVVPLRDGVSGKSRLAAALDPAARRRLVVALARHVLDVLAGCAAVDRVVVVTADPAFVGRVLAADEDPVGRTTPDRQPGLPNRARRADLVAEPAGRPGLNAALEHARAVVRDGAEPGRLLVVHADLPLLTAADVAAVLAEPVDVVIATDRHGTGTNLLVVPSSAGRGGFAFRFGAGSRAAHEREASAAGLTCAVVDRPGTALDLDTLADWDDLPPLVRRRLRVDVGATPG from the coding sequence GTGACCGCCGTCGTGCCGCTGCGCGACGGGGTGAGCGGGAAGTCGCGGCTGGCGGCCGCGCTGGACCCGGCGGCCCGGCGGCGGCTGGTGGTGGCGCTGGCGCGGCACGTCCTGGACGTGCTGGCCGGGTGCGCGGCGGTGGACCGGGTGGTGGTCGTGACCGCCGACCCGGCGTTCGTGGGACGGGTGCTGGCGGCGGACGAGGATCCGGTCGGCAGGACGACGCCGGATCGGCAGCCCGGGCTGCCGAACCGCGCGCGACGTGCCGACCTCGTCGCGGAGCCGGCCGGACGACCGGGGCTGAACGCCGCCCTGGAGCACGCCCGGGCCGTCGTCCGGGACGGCGCGGAGCCCGGGCGGCTGCTGGTGGTGCACGCCGACCTGCCGCTGCTCACCGCCGCCGACGTCGCCGCCGTGCTGGCCGAGCCCGTCGACGTCGTGATAGCCACCGACCGGCACGGCACGGGCACCAACCTGCTGGTCGTGCCGTCGTCGGCCGGGCGCGGTGGCTTCGCGTTCCGGTTCGGCGCGGGGTCCCGGGCCGCCCACGAGCGGGAGGCGTCTGCCGCCGGACTGACCTGCGCCGTCGTGGACCGCCCCGGGACGGCGCTGGACCTCGACACCCTGGCGGACTGGGACGACCTGCCGCCCCTGGTGCGGCGCCGGTTGCGGGTCGACGTCGGGGCGACGCCGGGCTGA